From one Aspergillus fumigatus Af293 chromosome 8, whole genome shotgun sequence genomic stretch:
- the pgxB gene encoding uncharacterized protein: MKFFALAALFASTVNSIAVDGLIPGARVIPANDVVALKKAGAYHQKHHHRRTVIIRSSSSDEDDVSADFLWGIKRANHGGRLLLQNGKKYVIGKKLDLTFLKDIEVQLDGELKFTNDVPYWQANNFYYDFQKSISFWRWGGEDIKIFGSGVLNGNGQRWYNEFAGQEILDPNNKYYRPILFVTENATRVSVEGITQLNSPCWTNFFVRTKDISFDNVFIHAYSTNASALPKNTDGFDTLNVDGLTVTNTRVDIGDDCLSPKPNTTNVFVKNLWCNGTHGASMGSIGQYPGVLDIIENVWIENVTLLNGENGARLKAWAGPDVGYGRINNVTYKNIHVENTDNPIVLDQCYFNINATQCAAYPSRVNFTNIVFEDIYGTSSGKRGKVVADLTCSPNAVCSGIRLKNIHLTSPAGSPPVIVCDGIQGDIGVECQSSSNSTTRRSVDLARSLKYRA, translated from the exons ATGAAGTTTTTTGCTCTTGCAGCTCTCTTCGCGAGCACAGTCAACTCAATTGCAGTTGATGGCCTTATTCCTGGAGCAAGAGTCATCCCTGCTAACGACGTGGtagccctgaagaaggctGGGGCCTACCATCAAaagcaccaccaccgtcgCACAGTGATCATCCGTTCCTCTAGCagtgatgaagacgacgtcTCTGCTGACTTCTTGTGGGGCATCAAGAGGGCCAATCATGGTGGaaggctgttgctgcagaatGGGAAAAAGTATGTCATCGGCAAGAAGCTCGATCTGACCTTCTTGAAGGATATCGAGGTTCAATTGGATGGAGAACTAAAG TTCACCAATGACGTGCCCTACTGGCAAGCGAACAATTTCTATTATGACTTCCAGAAGTCCATTAGCTTCTGGCGCTGGGGTGGTGAGGACATCAAGATCTTTGGTTCCGGTGTCCTGAATGGCAACGGACAGCGCTGGTATAACGAGTTTGCTGGACAAGAGATCCTG GATCCCAACAACAAGTACTATCGGCCCATTCTCTTCGTGACTGAGAACGCCACCCGGGTCTCGGTCGAAGGGATTACGCAACTCAACTCTCCCTGCTGGACCAACTTCTTCGTCCGCACCAAAGACATCTCGTTCGACAACGTTTTCATCCATGCCTATTCGACTAATGCATCG GCGCTCCCCAAAAACACGGATGGCTTCGACACGCTCAACGTCGATGGATTGACTGTCACGAACACTCGGGTCGATATCGGTGACGATTGCCTCTCACCGAAGCCCAACACTACCAATGTTTTCGTGAAGAATCTCTGGTGTAACGGCACACATGGAGCGTCGATGGGAAGTATCGGCCAGTACCCCGGAGTCCTGGACATAATAGAGAATGTTTGGATAGAGAACGTAACCCTGCTCAACGGTGAA AACGGTGCTCGTCTCAAGGCATGGGCTGGTCCCGATGTTGGCTATGGCCGCATCAACAACGTCACTTACAAGAACATCCACGTCGAGAACACGGACAATCCTATTGTCCTGGATCAGTGCTACTTTAACATAAACGCTACACAGTGTGCTGCCTACCCTTCGCGCGTGAACTTCACGAACATTGTCTTTGAGGACATCTATGGAACCTCGTCTGGAAAACGCGGTAAGGTCGTCGCTGACCTCACCTGCTCGCCTAATGCCGTGTGTTCGGGGATCCGTCTTAAGAACATCCACCTCACCAGTCCTGCGGGCAGCCCTCCAGTCATTGTTTGTGATGGAATTCAAGGGGATATTGGAGTTGAATGCCAGTCGTCAAGTAATTCGACGACTAGGCGCTCGGTTGATTTGGCCAGGAGCCTAAAATACAGGGCATGA
- a CDS encoding putative ABC multidrug transporter, which yields MISHLLENVFFLVRSEGLLVTTRLLRSKRLSGMPAHLPQHLGGTPIDTSYEVGTQTEVALKSRVVSSPGDEDAIAEIHHTLTGRSHQGIDQYPEPHSSFDSFLEAELRAGRRKPSLGVCFQSITTWGAGEAHTTVKTLGTALWRTLTLQDIYEWTIQPLFSPRKPQDGRPLIRDFSGVARTGEIMLVLGRPGAGCSTFLRTVAGYHSSFLGVTGHIDYSGLTLEHVTKHYRGEVVYVPEDDAHFPTLNVQQTLEFALQSKTPKRYRERIPRYLEIYGRVFGMSHTMKTLVGNEYIRGVSGGERKRISIIESLATDSSVMCWDNSTRGLDASSALDYVRSLRIMTDTCGKATILTLYQASDAIFDLVDKVLLIDEGRMLYQGPAQEAKGYFEYLGYQCAEMQTVSDFLTSITIPERRRFRPGWENRSPKGAIELEDAFRKSAAFHQILEDIRNYEEKQAGIQGLRTSQSDCDRRSLKAFKSTVQAEKSRFVSAKSPYTISLFRQVVLCGKRQMWQVKGHISPLLIKLISCVIYGLLIGSMFYELPENTDGMYSRGGVIFYSSILLAWLQMSELEEAMQGRDILSRQKKFAFVRPSAVCLARVLADLVLVFHLVLLFLIVVYFLAGLKASAGSFWIDFLFIYLCTICLTAQFRLFAAASPNFEVALRYSGVSVLFCIVFGGYVLSVDKMMNNVPWVGWIAYTTPALYTYEAMMAAEFHDTKFSCAPGAVIPSGYTYNNIAYQTCGISGSQPGTTMVDGDHYLAVHYGFYYRNVWRNFGILCLFTLVYIAATCWLSEAFDWEPGSTGPTQYRKRAKSSKRNLKSDQDEENGPVQGLGSAPPPAQPPCQQPVQAVKGTSSTFTWKNLELEVQCGKETRKLLDDVNGYCRPGTLTALVGASGAGKSTLLTVLTQRQASGTLSGTISVDGRPVDESFKRNIGYCPQMDVHDETSTIREALEFSALLRQPVSVRKEDKLSYVDTVLHTLELVDFQNAIIGSLDIEKKRRVTIGVELCAKPELLLFLDEPTSGLGSQGASSIVSLLRRLADQGLAILCTIHQANQEQFEQFDKVLALSPGGRTYYFGEIGISGCCIFDYFKKYGDQPKKITNAADYLIEVVVGGMRDTDHEVDWADIWNRSAEADALQKEISNIHRARSQITESCDSTKQTHSMPPLYCQIGLLTQRTLRQYWRSPEYPYSRLYASFFHALINGLTYLQTGNSSTDLQSKAFSCFLVLMLVPEFINAISMRFILNRDIWKTREGPSGVYSWVAFCTAQIISEIPYAILSGVVFYVLYYFLVGLPLGFPAGYTFVMFFLFFLFATSWGQWIAALSADSLVAATLMPFFIIMCELFNGILQPHKNMPVFWKYTMYYVTPFTYWIGGVLTSVLRGMPVVCNQDELVVFESPPNTTCGEYAMPWLSSTGSGYLSNPDGSGHCGYCKYSRGDDVSLIWLGMSQRGC from the exons ATGATTTCCCACCTTCTCGAAAatgttttcttcctcgtcagaaGCGAAGGTCTCTTGGTAACGACAAGGCTGTTGCGCTCCAAAAGATTATCCGGCATGCCGGCTCACCTTCCCCAACACCTCGGTGGTACACCGATTGACACCTCCTATGAAGTCGGAACTCAAACAGAGGTGGCTTTAAAGTCTCGTGTTGTTTCATCGCCAGGGGATGAGGATGCCATTGCTGAGATACATCACACCCTGACAGGACGAAGTCACCAGGGAATCGATCAATATCCCGAACCCCATTCCTCATTCGACAGCTTCCTGGAGGCAGAACTTCGAgctggaaggagaaagccaagTCTTGGTGTCTGCTTCCAGTCAATAACAACTTGgggagctggtgaagctcACACGACTGTGAAGACACTAGGAACAGCTCTGTGGCGTACACTAACACTACAAGATATCTACGAATGGACAATACAGCCCCTGTTCTCGCCTAGAAAGCCACAAGACGGACGCCCACTTATTCGGGATTTTTCTGGCGTGGCTCGGACCGGAGAAATTATGCT AGTTCTAGGCAGACCGGGAGCCGGGTGCTCAACGTTCCTTCGAACAGTTGCTGGCTaccactcttctttcttaGGGGTGACCGGGCACATCGATTACTCAGGCCTTACTTTGGAACATGTGACGAAACACTACCGCGGTGAGGTGGTCTATGTGCCAGAGGACGATGCGCATTTTCCCACTCTTAACGTCCAGCAAACACTGGAATTCGCTCTTCAGAGTAAGACGCCCAAAAGGTATCGAGAGCGAATTCCACGATATCTCGAGATCTACGGCAGGGTTTTCGGTATGTCTCATACCATGAAGACCCTCGTGGGGAACGAGTATATTCGTGGGGTATCTGGAGGAGAACGAAAACGAATCTCTATAATTGAATCACTTGCAACCGATTCCTCAGTCATGTGCTGGGATAACTCTACTAGAGGCCTAGATGCCTCGTCGGCGCTGGACTACGTCCGCAGTCTTCGAATTATGACTGACACATGCGGAAAGGCGACCATACTGACCTTGTACCAAGCGTCTGACGCCATTTTTGATTTGGTTGATAAGGTTCTGCTCATTGACGAAGGGCGAATGCTCTACCAGGGTCCAGCGCAAGAAGCGAAAGGTTACTTTGAGTATCTGGGCTACCAATGTGCGGAGATGCAAACCGTATCCGATTTTTTGACCAGCATTACAATCCCTGAGCGACGGAGGTTCCGGCCTGGTTGGGAAAACCGCTCTCCAAAGGGAGCGATTGAACTAGAGGATGCGTTTCGAAAAAGTGCGGCTTTCCATCAAATACTGGAAGACATTCGGAACTATGAGGAAAAGCAGGCTGGCATTCAAGGATTGAGAACATCGCAGTCGGATTGCGATCGTAGGAGCCTGAAGGCGTTCAAGAGCACGGTACAAGCCGAAAAGTCTCGCTTTGTCTCCGCCAAGTCTCCGTATACCATCTCCCTGTTTCGCCAAGTAGTTCTGTGTGGCAAGCGGCAAATGTGGCAGGTGAAAGGCCATATTTCGCCATTATTGATCAAGCTCATCTCCTGTGTGATTTATGGTCTGCTGATTGGCTCAATGTTCTATGAGCTACCAGAGAACACCGATGGCATGTACTCGCGTGGAGGGGTGATATTCTACTCCTCTATTTTGCTCGCTTGGCTTCAAATGTCCGAGCTAGAAGAAGCCATGCAAGGCCGGGATATACTCAGTCGCCAAAAGAAATTTGCATTCGTACGACCAAGCGCCGTATGCCTGGCTAGGGTTCTTGCCGACCTCGTCCTGGTCTTCCATCTTGTGCTCTTGTTCCTGATTGTCGTCTACTTTCTGGCTGGGTTGAAAGCAAGT GCAGGATCCTTTTGGATTGATTTTCTCTTCATTTACCTGTGTACAATCTGTTTGACTGCCCAGTTCCGGCTGTTTGCTGCTGCATCACCGAACTTTGAAGTCGCATTGCGCTACAGCGGGGTCTCTGTATTGTTTTGCATCGTCTTTGGCGGTTATGTGCTCTCTGTGGACAAGATGATGAATAACGTTCCTTGGGTAGGGTGGATAGCG TATACTACGCCGGCGCTATATACATACGAAGCAATGATGGCGGCAGAGTTTCATGACACCAAATTCTCATGTGCGCCTGGCGCAGTTATACCTTCAGGGTACACCTACAATAATATTGCTTATCAAACTTGTGGTATTTCTGGTAGTCAGCCAGGGACAACTATGGTTGATGGAGATCATTATTTGGCCGTGCATTACGGTTTTTACTACCGAAATGTGTGGCGCAACTTTGGGATCCTATGCCTTTTTACGCTTGTTTATATTGCCGCTACATGCTGGCTGAGTGAAGCTTTTGACTGGGAGCCAGGCAGTACAGGGCCAACCCAATACCGAAAGCGCGCCAAAAGCAGCAAGCGCAATTTGAAGAGTGACCAGGACGAAGAGAACGGTCCTGTACAGGGACTTGGAAGTGCCCCGCCCCCCGCCCAGCCTCCTTGCCAACAGCCAGTTCAAGCTGTCAAAGGTACTTCTTCAACTTTTACGTGGAAGAACCTTGAACTCGAGGTCCAATGTGGGAAAGAGACTCGGAAGCTGTTGGATGACGTGAATGGCTACTGCAGACCCGGGACTCTGACGGCTCTTGTAGGAGCCTCTGGGGCCGGTAAATCAACTT TATTGACTGTTCTCACGCAAAGACAAGCATCAGGGACACTGTCTGGAACAATAAGCGTGGATGGACGTCCCGTTGACGAATCTTTCAAACGCAATATCGGATATTGCCCGCAGATGGATGTTCATGACGAGACTAGCACTATTCGAGAAGCTCTTGAGTTTTCGGCCCTGCTTCGTCAGCCTGTAAGTGTCCGGAAAGAAGATAAGCTCTCATATGTGGACACCGTCTTGCATACCCTTGAACTAGTTGATTTCCAGAACGCCATCATCGGATCTTTGGATATCGAGAAGAAAAGGCGGGTTACTATCGGAGTGGAGCTCTGTGCGAAACCTgagctcctgctcttcttAGATGAACCCACCAGTGGCCTAGGAAGTCAAGGCGCATCGAGCATTGTGTCTCTTCTGCGGCGCCTGGCCGACCAAGGATTAGCTATCCTTTGCACCATCCATCAAGCAAACCAAGAGCAATTCGAACAA TTTGACAAAGTCCTGGCCCTCAGCCCGGGCGGACGAACTTACTATTTCGGCGAAATCGGAATATCTGGATGTTGCATTTTTGATTATTTCAAGAAGTACGGCGACCAGCCCAAGAAAATCACCAACGCAGCAGACTACTTGATTGAAGTCGTTGTCGGGGGCATGAGGGATACCGACCACGAGGTGGACTGGGCAGACATATGGAATAGATCCGCTGAAGCTGACGCTCTCCAAAAGGAGATCTCCAACATCCACAGGGCGAGGTCGCAAATTACTGAATCATGTGACAGCACGAAGCAGACTCATTCTATGCCGCCCCTGTATTGCCAGATCGGCCTTTTGACGCAGCGCACGCTTCGGCAGTACTGGCGAAGCCCTGAATACCCCTATTCGCGGCTTTACGCATCGTTCTTCCATGCATTGATTAACGGATTGACATATTTGCAAACCGGAAACAGTTCTACAGACCTGCAATCGAAAGCATTCTCATGTTTTCTAGTTCTGATGCTGGTGCCGGAGTTCATCAACGCAATTTCGATGCGATTCATTTTGAACCGTGATATCTGGAAGACTCGGGAAGGACCCAGTGGTGTGTATTCCTGGGTTGCGTTTTGCACCGCGCAGATAATCTCCGAAATACCATACGCGATACTGAGCGGAGTGGTATTCTACGTGTTGTATTACTTCCTCGTCGGCCTTCCTCTGGGGTTCCCGGCTGGTTATACGTTCGTGATgttcttcctttttttcctttttgctACGTCCTGGGGTCAATGGATCGCTGCTTTAAG CGCGGATTCACTGGTAGCTGCAACTCTTATGCCGtttttcatcatcatgtGCGAGCTGTTCAATGGTATCTTGCAGCCACACAAGAACATGCCTGTGTTCTGGAAGTACACGATGTACTATGTCACGCCGTTCACTTACTGGATAGGTGGTGTATTGACGTCTGTTCTACGTGGTATGCCTGTTGTCTGCAATCAAGATGAGTTGGTTGTTTTCGAGAGCCCGCCCAACACGACGTGCGGAGAGTATGCGATGCCCTGGCTGTCTAGTACAGGCAGCGGTTATCTCTCAAATCCAGATGGTAGTGGCCACTGCGGATACTGCAAGTATAGTCGAGGCGATGATGTGAGTCTTATTTGGTTGGGAATGTCACAAAGAGGTTGCTAA
- the gnt1 gene encoding glycosyltransferase family 8 protein, which produces MGNKKATLLPYRRDSASSEADFFDIPDEPCLAIAKRQLRRIRTWIFFAVFIILILWFRREAPSPAPVSHIDYNKVDWSRYAYSQYATSSAYLCNAVMVFEALERLGSRADRVLFYPEDWDLFVADDHDRDSQLLVLAKEKYKALLVPISAEMIKAGGGSGESWDKSIAKLLAFGETEYDRVIHIDSDVTVLQSMDELFFLPPAKVAMPRAYWALPDTKTLSSLLIVIEPSYREFKALMESAQPALHGQVEVDSNETQRYDMELLNNRYADSALVLPHRQYGLVTGEFRKKDHRSFFGNDYETWDPDKVLAEAKLVHFSDWPLPKPWVLSNQKLLAEILPKCDFKPGTMQERGCRDREVWKSLYEDFRRRRKVCPKIRTIHTEYG; this is translated from the exons ATGGGAAACAAAAAGGCGACGCTTCTTCCCTACCGCAGGGATTCTGCGTCTTCAGAAGCGGATTTCTTTGATATCCCCGACGAGCCATGTCTTGCTATTGCGAAGCGGCAACTAAGACGCATTCGGACCTGGATTTTCTTCGCAGTGTTCATCATTCTGATTCTTTGGTTTCGCCGTGAGGCCCCTTCGCCTGCTCCTGTTTCGCATATCGACTATAATAAGGTCGATTGGTCGCGTTACGCCTACAGTCAGTATGCGACGTCGAGCGCGTATCTGTGTAACGCCGTGATGGTGTTCGAAGCTCTGGAACGATTAGGTAGCCGAGCAGATCGAGTTCTTTTCTATCCCGAAGATTGGGATCTGTTTGTTGCAGATGATCATGACAGGGACAGCCAGTTGCTAGTGCTCGCCAAGGAGAAGTACAAGGCGTTGCTAGTACCTATCAGTGCGGAAATGATcaaggctggaggag GCTCTGGTGAATCTTGGGATAAGAGTATTGCGAAATTGCTCGCATTCGGCGAGACAGAATACGATCGCGTTATACACATCGATTCCGACGTGACCGTTCTCCAGAGTATGGATgagctcttcttcctcccacCAGCCAAAGTCGCTATGCCTCGGGCTTACTGGGCGCTGCCGGATACAAAGACACTATCGTCCCTGCTGATCGTGATTGAACCCTCCTATCGCGAATTCAAAGCCCTCATGGAGAGTGCTCAGCCTGCTCTTCACGGTCAAGTGGAAGTTGATTCGAATGAGACACAGAGATATGATATGGAGTTATTGAACAATCGTTATGCAGATTCGGCCTTGGTTCTTCCGCATCGGCAGTACGGCCTAGTTACCGGCGAGTTCCGGAAAAAAGATCACCGCAGTTTCTTTGGAAATGACTATGAGACTTGGGATCCTGACAAGGTCCTGGCAGAAGCCAAACTTGTGCACTTCTCTGACTGGCCTTTACCAAAACCCTGGGTGCTTTCAAACCAGAAGCTGCTTGCTGAAATTCTACCTAAGTGTGACTTTAAACCCGGCACGATGCAGGAGAGGGGTTGTCGTGATCGGGAGGTATGGAAGTCTCTCTACGAAGACTTCCGTCGAAGACGAAAGGTTTGCCCAAAGATTCGCACGATACATACGGAATATGGCTAA
- a CDS encoding repressor protein, protein MMPPSSSVNIPRRFDRDASLVLVGIRGCGKRSLGFVAATALKRRFITEDHYFKEVTGLTRHEYLKRHGSQEFQRRDIDVLKKMLDNHQTQCVIECGLGSLTRPIQEHLRLYLAKNPIVYLLRDMDRIQSLLGLEHQAVKLLCEGDPLHRTCSNFEYYNIEDCSSVEPQVDGEAADRRSVNYSFKLREAKEDFTRFVRFVTGADVDQPGYDSPFVLLETPPELRSFTHAIFVRSSDLIEGVVDLAELESGGDAIELCIDCWGSSMARTISKQVSLLRRNARTPIILSVDTTVSGIGSGDLTSAQISELYFNVLEHGLRLAVEYLAVDLGQNQSLLNQVIRNRGRTKIIGHYIFEPSSCVTWEDEECLSLYLEAEKLGCQIVRILRVATEREDNAAVGKFINKIQSLPGSHPPVIAYNIGSLGRTSQVFNSILTSVTHPAIKRRTDNGRDPIITSRDAIQALFQSYTLDPLQFYILGGNVAYSLSPAMHNAAFRHCGMRHTYSIPESPSLAALDRLGRDPHFGGASIVQPWRVQVFQKLASKSRHAEAIGAVNTIMPLRARADGTMFPLQEQASRRNQAGPVLGWYGENTDWVSIMTCISRHLSPRNTISPLKSAGLVIGAGGMARAAIYAMLRLGCRNIFIYNRTLSRAEGVALHFNSWAASQVGSTQVVRVLKSLEDEWPLDTCPPCLIASCVPADPDRDEPPANFEMPTQWLGSPTGGVILEFAYKPLDTPLLRQMRRFRRETGRPWILVGGLELVSEQAVAQFELLTGRKAPRRLMTLEALQNYVGEDGPLDEKEIQARLGYT, encoded by the exons ATGATGCCCCCAAGTTCGAGCGTCAATATTCCCCGGAGATTCGATCGCGATGCTTCTTTAGTACTGGTTGGCATTCGGGGATGCGGAAAACGCTCTCTCGGCTTTGTTGCTGCCACCGCGCTCAAACGCCGTTTCATTACAGAGGATCATTACTTCAAGGAAGTTACTGGGCTCACGCGGCATGAGTACCTCAAGCGCCATGGCAGTCAAGAATTTCAGCGTCGCGATATCGATGTTCtcaagaagatgctcgaCAACCATCAAACACAGTGTGTCATTGAGTGCGGTCTTGGTAGCCTCACTCGGCCAATTCAGGAGCACCTTCGTTTGTACTTGGCGAAGAACCCAATTGTGTACCTTCTTCGTGACATGGATCGGATCCAGAGTCTGCTAGGTTTAGAGCATCAAGCTGTTAAGCTGCTGTGTGAGGGAGACCCGCTGCACAGAACTTGCTCGAATTTCGAGTATTATAACATCGAAGACTGTTCCAGCGTGGAGCCTCAAGTCGACGGAGAGGCAGCTGATCGCCGATCTGTTAATTACTCCTTCAAACTCAGAGAGGCGAAGGAGGACTTCACCCGCTTCGTGCGGTTTGTCACCGGCGCTGATGTGGACCAACCTGGCTATGACTCGCCCTTCGTACTGCTGGAGACACCCCCGGAACTTCGATCATTTACTCATGCAATCTTTGTTCGCTCCTCTGATTTAATTGAAGGAGTCGTCGACTTGGCGGAGCTTGAATCTGGTGGAGATGCTATTGAGCTCTGCATAGACTGCTGGGGCTCAAGCATGGCGCGCACCATCAGCAAGCAAGTTTCTTTGCTTCGGAGGAACGCCCGGACACCAATCATTCTTTCCGTTGATACAACAGTGTCCGGAATCGGCAGCGGTGATCTCACATCAGCGCAGATCTCAGAGCTGTATTTCAATGTTTTAGAGCATGGCTTAAGGCTGGCGGTGGAGTATTTAGCGGTCGATCTGGGCCAAAACCAATCTTTGTTGAACCAGGTCATTCGCAACAGAGGTAGAACAAAGATTATCGGCCATTATATTTTCGAGCCGTCCTCTTGCGTGACGTGGGAGGACGAGGAATGCCTTTCCCTGTATCTCGAAGCAGAAAAGCTTGGTTGCCAAATCGTGCGTATTCTTCGAGTGGCCACTGAGCGAGAGGATAACGCGGCTGTGGGAAAATTTATCAACAAAATCCAGTCCTTACCTGGTTCACACCCCCCGGTGATTGCCTACAACATTGGCAGCCTCGGGAGGACCTCACAGGTGTTCAATTCGATATTGACTTCAGTGACCCATCCGGCTATCAAACGTCGCACGGACAATGGCAGGGATCCTATCATTACTTCACGAGACGCCATTCAAGCCTTGTTCCAGAGCTATACGCTAGACCCCTTGCAATTCTATATCCTTGGAGGGAACGTGGCGTACAGCCTGTCACCTGCCATGCACAATGCTGCTTTTCGGCACTGCGGCATGAGGCACACGTATAGCATtccagaatctccttctcttgcGGCGCTTGATCGGCTGGGCCGTGATCCGCATTTTGGGGGGGCGAGTATTGTGCAGCCGTGGAGGGTACAGGTCTTTCAGAAACTCGCATCTAAAAGCAGACATGCTGAAGCTATTGGGGCCGTCAATACCATCATGCCCCTGCGTGCACGCGCTGATGGGACGATGTTTCCTTTACAAGAGCAAGCAAGCCGCCGTAACCAGGCAGGGCCTGTTCTGGGATGGTACGGAGAAAACACAGACTGGGTGAGTATTATGACTTGTATCAGTCGTCACCTGTCTCCCCGTAATACGATCAGCCCCTTGAAATCAGCAGGCCTGGTTATTGGAGCCGGTGGCATGGCTCGAGCTGCGATTTATGCTATGCTTCGGCTAGGTTGCCGAAATATTTTCATATACAACCGAACCTTATCACGTGCGGAGGGTGTCGCACTCCATTTCAATTCCTGGGCTGCATCGCAGGTGGGCTCAACCCAAGTAGTACGGGTGTTGAAGTCCCTTGAAGATGAATGGCCATTGGATACCTGCCCGCCATGCTTAATTGCCTCATGCGTGCCAGCAGATCCTGACAGAGATGAACCTCCAGCCAACTTCGAAATGCCGACACAGTGGCTCGGAAGTCCAACCGGCGGCGTGATTTTGGAG TTCGCCTACAAGCCCTTGGATACGCCCCTGCTACGGCAAATGCGCCGGTTCCGACGTGAAACTGGAAGGCCGTGGATACTGGTCGGAGGATTGGAGTTAGTCTCGGAACAAGCAGTCGCACAATTCGAGCTCTTAACAGGACGGAAGGCACCTCGCCGATTGATGACCCTTGAGGCTCTTCAGAACTATGTTGGGGAGGACGGTCCTCTCGATGAGAAAGAGATCCAAGCAAGACTAGGCTATACTTAA